Proteins from a single region of Rhodovibrio salinarum DSM 9154:
- a CDS encoding LuxR C-terminal-related transcriptional regulator: protein MDTTGSRHLRILLLEPNRLWREGLSRVLEDTGYNVVAAAGTLVEGLAEMARGGETPDIVVLDASATAEAPATEFEVARTRFPETRIVVFTDPETPNDALACFLAGADGCLMKNISSKAMAGCLDLVALGERVFPASLIGALLKDPGMGSSPTPVPEVYQNLADPATAQLSKRERQILASLAVGRSNKQIAEENNLTEATIKVHLRNILRKIHATNRTQAAVWAITHKVSDTPATQ from the coding sequence ATGGACACGACAGGGAGCCGCCACTTGCGGATCCTTCTGCTGGAGCCGAACCGGCTATGGCGAGAGGGGTTGAGCCGGGTTCTGGAAGATACCGGTTACAACGTGGTTGCCGCCGCAGGCACGTTGGTCGAAGGCCTGGCGGAGATGGCGCGTGGGGGCGAGACGCCAGACATCGTCGTGCTGGACGCCAGCGCGACCGCCGAAGCCCCCGCGACCGAATTCGAGGTTGCGCGCACGCGTTTCCCGGAAACGCGCATCGTCGTGTTTACCGACCCCGAGACCCCAAACGACGCCTTGGCCTGTTTCTTGGCCGGCGCGGATGGGTGTCTGATGAAGAACATCTCCAGTAAGGCGATGGCCGGATGTTTAGATCTGGTCGCGTTGGGTGAGCGGGTGTTTCCGGCCAGCCTGATCGGCGCACTCCTGAAGGATCCCGGGATGGGCAGCAGCCCCACGCCGGTTCCGGAAGTGTACCAAAACCTGGCCGACCCGGCGACGGCGCAGCTATCCAAGCGGGAACGCCAGATCCTGGCCTCCCTCGCGGTTGGCCGGTCGAACAAGCAGATCGCCGAGGAAAACAACCTGACCGAAGCGACCATCAAGGTCCATCTGCGCAACATCCTGCGGAAGATCCACGCCACCAACCGCACCCAGGCCGCGGTATGGGCGATCACGCACAAGGTTTCGGACACTCCCGCAACACAGTGA
- a CDS encoding CPBP family intramembrane glutamic endopeptidase, protein MSLSDRAVAPDTRLPARAWRAAEASLLFVVAPIVHVAFFDILGVFAPLAVVTAAGVLLLAITPGWRWRELVAVSSLRGHGRLILGFTVVAAGVIFALVFALIPYRLFGLPRHMPETWALVMVFYPLVSVLGQELLFRPLFFRRYGDLFAGPVTLVLANAGVFSLTHAFYQNWIALTLTFLGGLIFAEVYRRSRSFPLVFVLHTLAGQLIFTSGLGVYFYHGAIPQ, encoded by the coding sequence ATGAGCCTGAGCGACCGCGCCGTTGCGCCCGACACGCGCCTGCCCGCACGGGCATGGCGCGCGGCGGAGGCGTCGCTACTGTTCGTGGTCGCGCCGATCGTCCACGTGGCCTTTTTCGACATACTCGGCGTGTTCGCGCCGCTGGCGGTGGTGACGGCGGCCGGCGTGCTGCTGCTGGCAATCACCCCCGGCTGGCGCTGGCGCGAACTGGTCGCAGTCTCCAGCCTGCGCGGGCATGGCCGGCTGATCCTGGGATTCACGGTGGTGGCGGCGGGCGTGATCTTCGCGCTCGTGTTCGCGTTGATCCCGTATCGCCTGTTCGGCCTGCCGCGCCACATGCCGGAGACCTGGGCGCTGGTCATGGTGTTCTATCCGCTGGTCAGCGTGCTGGGCCAGGAACTGCTGTTCCGCCCGCTGTTCTTCCGGCGCTACGGCGACCTGTTCGCCGGCCCGGTTACCCTGGTGCTCGCCAACGCTGGCGTGTTCTCGCTCACCCACGCGTTTTACCAGAACTGGATCGCGCTGACGCTCACCTTCCTGGGCGGTCTGATCTTTGCCGAGGTGTACCGCCGCAGCCGTTCGTTCCCGCTGGTGTTCGTCCTGCACACGCTGGCCGGTCAACTGATCTTCACCAGCGGCCTGGGCGTCTATTTCTACCACGGGGCGATCCCGCAGTAG
- a CDS encoding response regulator transcription factor: MQSPRQGTNGPPGLASSEERASSGRGARTEPARRRDWFGEGEQRPLEIVLVTLREGLAQQVAMSLRHDPRCRLSRGDPVRTLQGAGPDEVDAVILDHVLYNEIYLNDLNRAARRAVVLALLERAELLSASEFLVRADGFLFADGQADHAFDVIACAMVGYCAMPGELGVGNPFSSQRLQRARALGTLDMQILRMLGRGWSNREIALAVGISEARVKAALRALLHKLSLANRTEAAVFYVYNRGILDPDLPAASGSENQGSSEVR; the protein is encoded by the coding sequence ATGCAATCCCCCCGCCAAGGGACCAATGGCCCGCCCGGGTTGGCGAGCTCTGAGGAGCGTGCGTCGTCTGGGCGGGGCGCGCGGACCGAACCGGCGCGCCGTCGGGACTGGTTCGGCGAGGGTGAACAGCGTCCGCTCGAAATCGTGCTGGTGACGCTGCGCGAGGGGCTGGCGCAGCAAGTTGCGATGAGCCTGCGCCACGACCCCCGGTGCCGCCTGTCGCGCGGCGACCCGGTGCGCACCCTTCAGGGCGCTGGCCCGGATGAGGTCGATGCCGTCATCCTCGACCATGTGCTCTACAACGAAATCTACCTGAACGATCTGAACAGGGCGGCCCGCCGGGCGGTTGTGCTGGCGCTGCTGGAGCGTGCGGAATTGCTCAGCGCAAGTGAATTTTTGGTACGGGCCGATGGGTTTCTGTTCGCCGACGGCCAGGCGGACCATGCGTTCGACGTGATCGCCTGCGCGATGGTGGGCTATTGCGCCATGCCCGGTGAGCTGGGTGTGGGCAACCCCTTCTCCAGCCAGCGTCTGCAGCGGGCCCGGGCGCTGGGCACGCTCGACATGCAGATCCTGCGCATGCTGGGGCGCGGCTGGTCGAACCGGGAAATCGCGCTTGCCGTCGGCATTTCGGAAGCGCGCGTCAAGGCCGCTCTACGGGCACTGCTGCACAAGCTGAGCCTGGCCAACCGGACCGAGGCGGCGGTGTTTTATGTCTATAACCGCGGCATCCTGGACCCGGATTTGCCGGCTGCGTCCGGTTCCGAGAACCAGGGAAGCTCCGAGGTGAGGTGA
- a CDS encoding MarR family winged helix-turn-helix transcriptional regulator, with the protein MASRPTRSPRALAAALKHLARLSESEAGTAGLTANQWTALRYFAEANRFSRTVSAFAAYNVTTRGAASQTVKALESKGYLVRIRFGRDARSARIDLSQAGWAKLAQDPAVALTEALTNLPETLRGQMDRAVERVTCWVAAARRQSAFGTCAACRYLQVSADAASRAGGHYCRALATWLDVEDMQGLCALYAPAPGIGGTP; encoded by the coding sequence ATGGCGAGTCGTCCCACCCGGTCTCCGCGGGCGCTGGCCGCGGCGTTGAAGCATTTAGCCCGTCTCAGCGAGTCGGAGGCTGGCACGGCAGGCTTGACCGCCAACCAGTGGACCGCTCTGCGCTATTTTGCTGAGGCCAACCGCTTTTCCCGGACTGTCTCGGCGTTCGCTGCCTACAATGTGACCACCCGTGGGGCCGCATCGCAGACGGTGAAGGCCCTGGAATCCAAGGGCTATCTGGTCCGCATCAGATTCGGCCGCGACGCGCGCAGTGCCCGTATCGACTTGAGCCAGGCTGGTTGGGCGAAGCTTGCTCAGGACCCGGCGGTTGCGCTGACCGAGGCGTTGACCAACCTGCCCGAGACGCTGCGGGGTCAGATGGATCGGGCGGTCGAGCGGGTTACCTGCTGGGTCGCCGCCGCCCGGCGGCAAAGCGCCTTCGGGACCTGCGCGGCGTGTCGTTATTTACAGGTTAGCGCGGATGCTGCCTCGCGGGCCGGCGGGCACTACTGCCGGGCACTCGCAACCTGGCTCGATGTGGAGGACATGCAGGGCCTGTGCGCGCTGTATGCTCCGGCGCCGGGTATCGGCGGGACGCCCTGA
- a CDS encoding Rrf2 family transcriptional regulator — translation MVLDGPSHCALSVMTLIALAGPNGPRTARQIAAELDLPHARVNRALRDLTAARLLTIDLEPARVGYAATRPPSGITIAQIIEAAHTQQMSARRAGCDRTTSGTLENRAFNGHETTVEWARRGLLTALDQITLSDVLHAQFRRVSF, via the coding sequence ATGGTGCTCGATGGACCGTCCCACTGTGCCCTGTCCGTGATGACGCTGATCGCACTGGCGGGCCCCAACGGACCCCGCACCGCCAGGCAGATCGCTGCGGAGTTGGACCTGCCGCACGCCAGAGTTAACCGCGCTCTGCGCGATCTCACCGCCGCCCGGCTGCTGACCATTGACCTGGAGCCGGCACGGGTCGGCTACGCCGCCACGCGTCCCCCCTCCGGGATTACGATCGCCCAGATCATCGAAGCCGCCCACACACAGCAGATGTCGGCGCGCCGGGCCGGATGCGACAGAACCACCTCCGGCACTCTGGAAAACCGGGCTTTCAATGGCCATGAAACCACCGTCGAGTGGGCGCGGCGGGGCCTGCTCACCGCACTCGACCAGATTACCCTGTCCGACGTCCTCCACGCCCAATTCCGTCGGGTCAGCTTCTAG
- a CDS encoding DUF6165 family protein encodes MSASAITVEVAAGELLDKITILEIKEAKFTDPSKLANVRAELETLRAARDANLPSNAGIDQAVDGLRAVNQQLWDIEDEIREHERNQDFGARFIELARAVYKTNDRRADLKREINDLTGSRLKEEKSYAAY; translated from the coding sequence ATGAGTGCGTCCGCCATCACCGTCGAGGTCGCCGCCGGAGAACTTCTGGACAAGATCACCATTCTGGAGATCAAGGAAGCCAAGTTCACCGACCCGAGCAAGCTCGCCAACGTCCGGGCGGAATTGGAGACGCTGCGTGCCGCGCGCGACGCCAATTTGCCGTCGAATGCGGGGATCGATCAGGCGGTTGATGGTCTGCGCGCGGTGAACCAACAACTCTGGGACATCGAGGACGAGATCCGCGAGCACGAGCGCAACCAGGATTTTGGTGCGCGCTTCATCGAGCTTGCCCGTGCGGTCTACAAGACGAACGACCGCCGTGCGGACCTGAAGCGCGAGATCAACGACCTGACCGGCTCGCGCCTGAAGGAGGAAAAATCCTACGCGGCCTACTGA